The following proteins are co-located in the Microbulbifer sp. VAAF005 genome:
- a CDS encoding DUF6531 domain-containing protein has translation MIQLYIEDSKGARYTVRAGHMYKASPGEKVNVTEFLGMFDSNTLQLVYDQYLGAYITRTPGMAYEKSASYTSPSDPPGYLNERDKAIYRAILQSRLVIEEAPLPHSALADLQTELVAKIRMGLHQVIVKEDADTSLNNESDCSYANLWRTMNILKYSEKTSSFDNWRLPIWSRDFAKVEAMVTPARQSFELSTEAINYVLYDEGSEKVHAECATLLYRGLVEILGFNSNSVSKKQLHLSFNIAEVIYSDQTLQEAVSRFAKDYVKTKYRLSITESNVGGVFEVILTIALSALTKGDVSANSLAKNIRLVNSFRKIGNLMFEFARLKRQRKLLTEVSNNASSKKRPVLPNIRISQVSVNRLNSKGSSRNSNSGHFPSHTYTNLLNKTPKEDSSLSSNELNCTKDISEDVDITCNEVGVNYNNDNCQNTINKFEVGRSVNLKTGEVQITVVDAVLGGPLPLFISRTYRSSNLRDSGLGYGWTHTFSERLVWRPGKSILFFNAEGRIISIPAPGNSCCSHNIFEKITLTRVNDEHWVISRYGVPNGAQKHFKAIGETGALKISEIRDCHNNFYLFHYSDDVLASIESSFGETIIISSSGESPESLHVNTITKDTHFGNSKILAQYTFDSENNLIKAVDKSGNSEKYEYHNNIITQRVLKTGYRLHFQWKATNPFARCIRQWGDPIAGKATCSYQFSWDDDNYGVTVSDIRGGSQYFRFNEYAQLTYYRDAEGGETLNSYNEQGQVTRVMLRNNNDTVCEELFRYDKQTRLINTADVTGNNYHLEYDEKGRLKKISAPFNNTWLYSYNKQGQISTVKDSFNNNIRYNYTSSGLLGTITNSDGKTNRYLWSAGRKLLKIVEHLNYSFNYRHINDDIQSLIKGNSVEEIDCGYGVLTLANTVVADGDNKADYSFNHYGMLEEITDEFGAKTVYTYDALLQVETRTNSDGGRLEYSYDGERNLIGLKNEKGQSYRLKYDLNNRLIEEVDFDGCVTRYVYNCAGHLVTVTLIACIQGDEEIDVHFERDRLGRLLKESSKEGISKFRYDCTGNLISAENRHCKLRWEYDNDSRVIAEWQGANKLSHQYDMAGNRISTTLPDGKIYKLPFDNASGLLNYFSDRNNNIQSAPNAHADLCENTHKQPRGSLDLLKNYDPQSRVQGISVRAPNKYSEFSLDCFGIFVDLFFKLDPALEAAAVKDSLPDVCSRHRNILGQYFDGGLNLCKFDPANFIFSCSHLDNWKHFPTKNFNKNGNGCKNNTIYNCGQQEPGVEDRRAEGAPQQLRYHYNYRQQLVRVDEIRVEKGVEKFHDIILYQYDPLGRCVEKNSFNENTKFLWSDTSILQEL, from the coding sequence TACGCTCCAGCTGGTCTATGACCAGTATCTAGGGGCATATATCACTCGCACACCAGGTATGGCTTATGAGAAAAGTGCCTCTTATACCTCGCCAAGTGACCCTCCTGGGTATCTGAATGAGCGAGATAAGGCTATCTATAGGGCGATACTGCAAAGCCGCTTAGTTATTGAAGAGGCTCCCTTACCACATTCGGCGTTAGCTGACCTACAAACGGAATTAGTGGCTAAGATTCGTATGGGTTTGCATCAAGTTATTGTAAAAGAGGATGCGGATACAAGTTTGAACAATGAATCCGATTGTAGTTATGCCAACTTGTGGCGGACTATGAATATCCTTAAGTATTCGGAAAAAACATCTTCCTTTGACAACTGGCGCCTGCCAATATGGTCACGAGATTTTGCTAAAGTAGAGGCGATGGTAACCCCAGCACGCCAGTCATTTGAGCTAAGTACAGAAGCGATCAATTATGTGCTTTATGACGAGGGCTCGGAGAAGGTACACGCCGAGTGTGCGACCTTATTGTATAGAGGTTTAGTAGAAATATTAGGGTTTAATTCAAACTCCGTTTCCAAGAAGCAGCTTCACCTAAGTTTTAATATAGCTGAGGTTATCTATAGTGATCAGACCCTTCAGGAGGCTGTTTCCCGTTTTGCTAAAGATTACGTGAAAACGAAATATAGATTGTCAATAACGGAGTCAAATGTTGGTGGTGTTTTCGAAGTAATATTAACGATAGCACTTTCGGCACTAACAAAAGGTGATGTTTCTGCTAATTCTCTGGCTAAGAATATACGGCTGGTGAATTCATTTAGAAAAATTGGTAATTTAATGTTTGAATTTGCCCGGTTGAAGCGGCAGAGAAAACTACTTACCGAAGTATCAAATAATGCATCAAGTAAAAAAAGGCCAGTATTGCCCAATATAAGAATCTCTCAGGTGAGCGTTAATCGATTAAATAGTAAAGGCTCGTCTCGAAATAGTAATAGTGGCCATTTTCCAAGTCACACATATACTAATTTACTTAATAAAACCCCTAAAGAGGATTCTAGTCTGAGCTCCAATGAGCTTAACTGCACTAAAGATATTTCTGAAGATGTTGATATTACGTGCAATGAAGTAGGTGTAAATTATAATAATGATAATTGCCAAAACACTATAAATAAATTTGAGGTGGGGCGGTCGGTAAATTTAAAAACCGGCGAGGTACAGATTACTGTAGTTGATGCTGTACTAGGAGGCCCGCTGCCTCTATTTATATCTAGAACATATCGTAGTAGCAACCTTCGGGATAGCGGATTGGGTTATGGATGGACTCATACATTTAGTGAGCGTTTAGTATGGCGTCCAGGTAAGTCAATTCTATTCTTTAATGCTGAGGGTCGAATAATCAGTATACCTGCCCCCGGAAATAGTTGTTGCAGTCATAATATTTTTGAGAAAATCACGCTAACCCGTGTAAATGATGAACATTGGGTTATCTCTCGCTATGGGGTTCCCAATGGGGCGCAAAAACATTTTAAAGCTATTGGAGAGACCGGCGCATTAAAAATTTCTGAAATTCGAGATTGTCACAATAATTTTTATTTGTTTCACTATAGTGATGATGTTCTTGCTTCAATTGAGAGTAGCTTTGGTGAGACTATAATTATAAGTTCGTCAGGAGAATCACCTGAGAGCCTTCATGTTAATACAATTACAAAAGATACCCACTTTGGTAATTCTAAAATTCTTGCTCAATATACGTTTGATAGCGAGAACAACTTGATTAAGGCTGTTGACAAATCTGGCAATAGTGAAAAGTACGAATATCATAATAATATTATTACGCAGAGAGTATTGAAAACTGGTTACCGACTCCATTTCCAATGGAAAGCAACCAACCCTTTTGCTCGTTGCATACGCCAGTGGGGAGATCCGATCGCCGGAAAAGCTACTTGTAGTTATCAATTTTCTTGGGATGATGATAATTACGGAGTTACAGTTAGTGATATTCGAGGCGGAAGCCAGTATTTTCGCTTTAATGAGTACGCACAACTTACCTATTATCGAGATGCTGAGGGTGGAGAAACACTGAACTCTTACAACGAGCAAGGCCAAGTAACTAGGGTCATGCTGCGTAATAATAACGATACTGTATGTGAAGAACTATTCCGGTATGATAAGCAGACCCGATTAATTAACACGGCTGATGTTACAGGTAATAACTACCATCTTGAATATGATGAAAAAGGTCGTCTCAAGAAAATTTCTGCGCCATTCAATAATACTTGGCTATATAGTTACAACAAACAAGGGCAGATTTCCACTGTAAAAGATTCGTTCAATAATAATATACGGTATAACTATACTTCCTCTGGTTTATTAGGAACCATTACTAACTCAGATGGAAAAACTAATCGCTACCTATGGAGCGCGGGAAGGAAGTTGTTAAAGATTGTAGAACATTTAAATTACTCATTTAACTATCGACATATCAATGATGATATTCAGAGTCTCATCAAGGGTAATAGCGTTGAGGAAATAGATTGTGGGTATGGTGTTCTAACTTTAGCTAATACTGTGGTAGCTGATGGAGATAATAAAGCTGACTACAGCTTCAACCACTATGGAATGCTTGAAGAGATAACAGATGAATTTGGAGCCAAAACAGTTTATACCTATGACGCTCTTCTTCAAGTAGAAACCCGTACTAATTCTGATGGCGGAAGGTTGGAGTATAGCTATGATGGTGAGAGAAATTTGATTGGCCTAAAAAATGAAAAGGGACAGTCTTACCGACTAAAATACGACCTTAATAATCGCCTAATAGAAGAGGTTGATTTTGATGGTTGTGTTACCCGCTATGTCTATAATTGCGCAGGCCATTTAGTAACCGTAACATTGATAGCCTGCATACAAGGAGATGAGGAGATCGATGTTCATTTTGAGCGAGATCGGTTAGGTCGGCTGTTAAAAGAAAGCTCTAAAGAAGGTATTAGCAAATTCAGATATGACTGTACAGGAAATTTGATTAGCGCCGAGAATCGTCATTGTAAATTACGATGGGAATATGACAATGATAGTCGTGTAATAGCAGAATGGCAGGGTGCAAATAAGTTGAGCCATCAATACGACATGGCAGGCAATCGGATATCTACAACACTGCCTGATGGTAAGATATATAAGCTTCCTTTTGATAATGCTAGTGGATTACTAAATTATTTTTCCGATAGGAATAATAATATTCAAAGTGCTCCAAATGCCCATGCAGATCTATGTGAAAATACTCATAAACAGCCAAGGGGTAGCTTGGACCTTTTAAAAAATTATGACCCCCAAAGTCGTGTACAGGGCATTTCTGTTAGAGCGCCCAATAAGTATAGTGAGTTTTCGTTAGATTGTTTTGGTATATTTGTTGACCTGTTTTTTAAGCTCGATCCAGCACTAGAGGCTGCAGCAGTTAAGGATAGTTTACCTGATGTTTGTAGCAGACACAGAAATATTTTAGGGCAATACTTTGATGGTGGATTAAATCTTTGTAAATTTGATCCGGCTAACTTTATCTTTTCATGTTCTCACTTGGATAATTGGAAACACTTTCCCACCAAAAATTTCAATAAAAATGGTAATGGTTGTAAAAATAACACTATTTACAATTGCGGACAGCAAGAGCCCGGGGTTGAGGATAGGCGAGCAGAGGGGGCGCCACAACAACTTCGATACCACTATAATTACCGTCAACAGTTAGTAAGGGTTGATGAAATAAGGGTTGAAAAAGGGGTGGAGAAATTTCACGATATAATTCTATACCAATATGATCCCCTGGGCCGATGTGTCGAAAAGAACAGCTTTAATGAAAACACCAAATTTCTTTGGAGTGATACTTCTATTCTTCAAGAGCTTTAG
- a CDS encoding nucleic acid/nucleotide deaminase domain-containing protein codes for MRDVETVACAIAGKGTLLVAHNSSFGAHGGNNSAVEAATVKALKDLRTRGFTNITDCFVLSPIRRQRKTFHAEMQLLKACAENNRPIQGGVIGVSKPCCGKCAKYLKALGIDFSLYSKSPVGDWISPEIDQVKTTSNPAI; via the coding sequence ATGAGAGATGTAGAGACTGTGGCATGTGCAATTGCTGGTAAAGGAACTTTACTCGTTGCCCATAATAGTAGCTTTGGGGCTCACGGCGGAAACAATAGCGCTGTGGAAGCAGCCACTGTCAAAGCGTTGAAAGATCTACGAACTCGCGGATTCACCAACATTACTGACTGCTTCGTTCTTAGCCCGATTAGAAGGCAAAGGAAAACATTTCATGCCGAAATGCAATTATTAAAAGCCTGCGCCGAGAATAACAGACCCATTCAAGGAGGTGTTATTGGCGTTTCGAAACCCTGTTGTGGTAAATGTGCAAAATATCTCAAAGCATTAGGGATTGATTTTTCTCTTTACAGTAAATCCCCTGTTGGAGACTGGATCTCACCAGAAATCGATCAGGTAAAAACCACATCCAATCCAGCCATTTAA
- a CDS encoding helix-turn-helix domain-containing protein, producing the protein MNCKKKVSIVFYPGAHSLDVMGPAEVFSLANQQLKDRGFSCDDQYEVEFLAEDGDTKQISSGLRICSDRCFTDSTGIHTLLVSGNLGATDNLKISECLNRWLSLQSGLVKRIGSIGNGALILAKLGLLNGRRATTHWRYIDHLKKFPEVDVDSESVFVKDDHIYTSAGVSAGVDMALAMVEDDFGRGIALAVAQLMVLYLKRDGDQKQSSTYLMSQLKSDRFLELVQWIHNNLDKALCVNSLAEKTSMSPRNFARCFTRDMGVTPGRFVEKIRIEKVCQLLATQVLTQERIATICGFKSQEQLRRAFRRNKGMLPREYRQKLS; encoded by the coding sequence ATGAACTGTAAAAAGAAAGTATCTATCGTATTTTATCCTGGGGCGCACTCCTTGGATGTGATGGGGCCAGCGGAGGTCTTTTCACTTGCAAATCAACAGTTAAAGGATAGGGGCTTTAGTTGTGATGATCAGTATGAGGTAGAATTTTTAGCTGAAGATGGAGACACCAAGCAAATATCATCAGGTTTAAGGATCTGCTCTGACAGATGTTTCACTGATTCAACAGGAATTCATACACTTCTTGTAAGCGGTAATCTTGGAGCTACTGATAATCTTAAGATAAGTGAATGTCTAAATCGATGGCTGTCTCTGCAGTCTGGCTTGGTTAAACGTATAGGTTCTATTGGTAACGGGGCTCTGATCCTTGCAAAACTAGGTTTGCTTAATGGTCGGAGGGCTACAACCCACTGGAGATACATTGACCATCTGAAGAAGTTTCCAGAGGTGGATGTTGATTCAGAGTCAGTATTTGTTAAGGATGATCATATATATACCTCAGCGGGTGTCAGTGCTGGTGTTGATATGGCTTTGGCAATGGTGGAGGATGATTTTGGTCGGGGTATTGCCTTAGCTGTTGCTCAGTTGATGGTTTTATATCTCAAGAGAGATGGAGATCAGAAGCAAAGTAGTACTTATCTTATGAGTCAGTTAAAAAGTGATCGATTTTTAGAGCTGGTTCAGTGGATTCACAATAATCTGGATAAAGCTTTATGCGTTAATAGTCTCGCGGAAAAGACATCAATGAGTCCGAGAAACTTTGCTCGCTGTTTTACTCGAGATATGGGAGTAACGCCAGGTCGGTTCGTTGAGAAAATTCGTATTGAAAAGGTTTGTCAGCTTTTAGCCACTCAAGTGTTGACTCAGGAGCGTATAGCTACCATCTGTGGTTTTAAATCTCAAGAGCAGCTTAGAAGAGCATTTCGCCGAAATAAAGGTATGCTGCCAAGGGAATACCGTCAAAAATTATCATAA
- a CDS encoding hotdog fold domain-containing protein, with protein MDYRSSKSPVLNLWGRFGSSALGRWLVSKLVALKAPYFRSIKPRFLELSPGKVEVLLNKRWSVTNHIGTVHAIAMCNAAELAGGVCLDVSLDRRFRWIPVGMEVKYLKMAKTNLRAVCEYPEFKSIEAGDVVMPVSVIDTNGEEVFHADITMRVSERPSAK; from the coding sequence GTGGACTATCGATCTTCTAAAAGCCCGGTACTTAATCTTTGGGGGCGATTTGGTAGCTCAGCATTGGGCCGCTGGCTGGTATCTAAATTAGTGGCACTTAAGGCGCCGTATTTTCGTTCAATCAAGCCACGTTTCCTGGAATTATCACCGGGTAAAGTGGAGGTTTTACTGAATAAGCGTTGGAGCGTGACAAATCATATTGGTACTGTACATGCTATCGCCATGTGTAATGCCGCTGAATTAGCTGGCGGTGTTTGTTTGGATGTGTCATTGGATCGACGCTTTCGCTGGATACCGGTAGGGATGGAGGTCAAGTATTTAAAGATGGCGAAGACTAATCTTCGAGCCGTTTGTGAGTATCCAGAGTTTAAATCCATTGAGGCTGGCGATGTTGTTATGCCTGTGAGCGTTATTGATACCAATGGAGAGGAGGTGTTTCATGCCGATATTACCATGCGTGTATCAGAGCGCCCCAGTGCGAAGTAG
- a CDS encoding MAPEG family protein, giving the protein MNVYYLCIGLLAALSLLLGALVTVGRGKYEVLVGHSFDPDNTLHKWVRAHANTAEYAPLLMVLIYLVSLGQSSAWVWWLVILLTACRFLFVAGILFPSTMAKPNPMRFLGAVGTYIFGLGLCLALVQQALRL; this is encoded by the coding sequence ATGAATGTTTACTATTTGTGTATTGGGCTCTTAGCGGCATTATCTCTTCTGCTTGGTGCCTTGGTTACTGTTGGGCGCGGTAAGTATGAGGTTTTAGTTGGGCATTCTTTCGACCCCGATAATACCCTGCACAAATGGGTAAGGGCCCATGCAAATACAGCAGAATATGCTCCCCTTTTGATGGTGCTTATTTACTTGGTAAGCTTAGGGCAGTCTTCTGCCTGGGTTTGGTGGCTTGTTATTCTGCTGACCGCTTGTCGATTTCTTTTTGTTGCAGGTATCTTATTTCCCTCCACTATGGCAAAGCCTAACCCAATGCGCTTCTTGGGTGCCGTAGGCACTTATATCTTTGGATTGGGGCTTTGCTTGGCGCTGGTGCAGCAAGCCCTGAGGCTTTGA
- a CDS encoding BlaI/MecI/CopY family transcriptional regulator gives MKKVKPSPSELALLKALWRQEPLSARELHDRVGPELGWSYSSTRKTLDRMRDKSFVTQSEIHGIHVYSPAIEKVETLASYAKDFAERVLELDGPLPVSMFAGSKLMSDKDIEELQAVLDSWPDSEPVNKDGE, from the coding sequence ATGAAAAAGGTAAAACCGTCCCCATCAGAACTTGCGCTGCTGAAAGCCCTTTGGAGGCAAGAACCGCTGAGTGCAAGAGAGTTGCATGATCGGGTGGGACCTGAATTGGGTTGGTCATACTCCTCTACTCGAAAGACACTAGACCGGATGCGGGATAAATCGTTTGTGACTCAATCTGAGATCCATGGAATCCATGTTTATAGCCCTGCGATTGAGAAGGTGGAAACCCTGGCGTCATATGCAAAAGATTTCGCTGAAAGAGTATTAGAGCTTGATGGCCCCCTTCCTGTGTCGATGTTTGCCGGCAGTAAGTTAATGAGTGATAAGGATATCGAGGAGCTTCAGGCAGTGCTCGATTCCTGGCCAGACTCTGAGCCTGTCAACAAGGATGGTGAATAG
- a CDS encoding M23/M56 family metallopeptidase: MAEIVSTVLPFALDFLATSLFSILWAGLVFIVIWLATARNKGSFNAIYQWRSLWLCAMVAAGSPFFLAQLSDQLTLGMAPDLNFELPPAYEATSIPPVNIVLHEYVSTSLSSVELLAFLWLLIYLCGVFFTLSKTVLSQFFYGKKLSLIANNKLSVVKFDQFFTSSQSDFLIRSKTQVFITHSTITPFVIQLFSRKLVLPSYILSMNETERHLIIEHEIMHLKRLDPLLILIVHIFTCILWFNPFLGWMKSRFSWAIELGCDREVLKSCKRELHRVYAQAMIDTLRRNSDQRTSDWVVAFSFSDGTSQVPFFRRRLLNIMEASRMGANNGELGVYLRTMLFCGFSTILILGGLLLKPGLTMASVEITKLTVPVESARVSSPFGDFSKIRNKPHEGTDFAAPIGTPVVSAESGVVIVSTDDYKHKNYGKIIIIDHGDNTKTLYSHLNEREVEAGQSVRAGQAIGTVGISGRVTGPHLHFELIKEGKRINPDTLLAK; the protein is encoded by the coding sequence ATGGCCGAGATAGTCTCTACAGTTCTACCATTTGCACTGGATTTTCTAGCTACTTCTCTCTTCTCAATATTGTGGGCGGGGTTGGTTTTTATTGTTATTTGGCTGGCAACAGCGAGAAATAAAGGCAGCTTTAATGCGATATACCAATGGCGAAGTTTATGGTTGTGTGCAATGGTCGCTGCCGGTTCCCCATTTTTTCTTGCGCAATTGAGCGACCAGTTAACGTTGGGTATGGCTCCGGATCTGAATTTTGAATTACCGCCAGCTTATGAGGCTACCTCTATACCACCAGTTAACATAGTTCTGCATGAGTATGTATCTACCTCTTTAAGTTCTGTTGAATTACTGGCTTTTCTTTGGTTGCTTATATATCTGTGCGGGGTGTTTTTTACCTTATCTAAAACGGTATTGAGTCAGTTTTTCTATGGCAAGAAATTGAGTTTAATAGCAAATAATAAGCTTTCTGTTGTTAAATTTGACCAGTTTTTTACTTCATCTCAAAGCGATTTTCTAATCAGAAGTAAAACTCAAGTATTTATAACACACTCAACGATTACACCATTTGTGATTCAGCTATTCAGTCGCAAATTAGTGCTTCCCTCCTATATTTTATCAATGAATGAAACGGAGCGTCATCTAATCATTGAGCATGAAATTATGCACTTGAAAAGGCTTGACCCCTTGTTGATTCTGATTGTGCATATATTTACTTGCATCCTATGGTTCAATCCCTTCTTAGGTTGGATGAAGTCTCGATTCAGCTGGGCGATAGAGCTGGGGTGCGATCGCGAAGTTCTAAAGTCATGTAAACGAGAATTACACCGTGTTTATGCACAAGCAATGATTGACACTCTTCGACGGAACTCTGATCAAAGAACAAGTGACTGGGTTGTAGCTTTCTCTTTCTCTGATGGTACAAGTCAGGTTCCTTTTTTCCGACGCAGACTTTTGAATATTATGGAAGCCTCAAGGATGGGGGCTAATAATGGAGAATTAGGTGTCTATTTGCGCACTATGCTGTTCTGCGGTTTTTCAACCATTTTAATACTCGGAGGGCTACTGTTAAAACCGGGATTGACAATGGCTTCAGTGGAAATTACCAAATTAACAGTCCCGGTTGAGAGTGCCCGTGTTAGTAGCCCGTTTGGCGATTTCAGTAAAATTCGTAACAAGCCCCATGAAGGCACCGACTTTGCGGCACCCATCGGTACTCCGGTAGTTTCAGCTGAAAGTGGTGTTGTAATAGTTTCTACTGATGATTATAAGCATAAAAATTATGGGAAAATCATAATTATTGATCATGGTGATAATACGAAAACTCTGTACTCCCATTTAAATGAGCGGGAGGTTGAGGCGGGGCAGTCAGTACGAGCCGGCCAGGCGATAGGAACTGTGGGTATATCAGGGCGTGTAACAGGGCCACATCTTCACTTTGAGCTTATCAAAGAAGGCAAGCGAATCAACCCAGACACTTTGCTTGCGAAGTAA
- a CDS encoding peptidoglycan DD-metalloendopeptidase family protein yields MLLVLLSIQTLAIAGPLLENHSNVKSVQYDLSFTLPLPNDLSLVHQDEGMQRREVAPPYRVEEEYLERTKKVQLAKNQGVLSLLVDSGVDRAEAYKIIQALSEHVNVSILPVGKEFNLTIDTTGKLNKLTLVVGFAESLELVRHGDNYRANQFESPVDARKYYVKGEISGSLYQSGKESGLSNSVLTKLNEIFSYSVDFQRQIRAGDQFSVFYDTLFNSQTGKEKLNRILFAELILSGEKISLYRFSTEGPQGVDYFYPDGQGSRGFLMRTPLENARLSSYFGRRKHPVLGYTRVHKGLDFGAPLGTPILAAGDGIIERASYFGSFGNYIRIRHGSGIKTIYAHLKGYAKGISKGGRVKQGQVIGYLGATGRVQGRHLHYEIHKNGTAVDPLRLDLPISKGLVGDSLNQFSRQVQKIQDELIKYAQQNQFDS; encoded by the coding sequence TTGTTGCTGGTTCTTTTGTCGATTCAAACATTGGCGATAGCAGGGCCGTTATTGGAAAACCATTCCAATGTTAAATCGGTACAATATGATTTATCTTTTACATTGCCCCTACCCAATGATCTATCCTTGGTACATCAAGATGAAGGGATGCAGCGTAGGGAGGTGGCCCCTCCATATAGAGTTGAGGAAGAATATCTAGAGCGCACAAAAAAAGTTCAACTAGCTAAAAACCAAGGGGTTTTATCACTATTGGTGGATAGTGGAGTCGATCGTGCAGAAGCGTATAAAATAATTCAGGCTTTGTCGGAACATGTCAATGTCAGTATCCTACCAGTTGGTAAGGAATTTAACTTAACAATAGATACCACTGGAAAGCTTAATAAGCTTACCTTGGTTGTTGGCTTTGCAGAGAGTTTGGAGTTGGTTAGACATGGAGACAATTATAGGGCTAATCAATTTGAATCTCCTGTCGATGCCAGGAAATACTACGTTAAAGGTGAAATTTCGGGCAGTTTATACCAAAGTGGAAAAGAGTCTGGCCTATCTAATTCTGTGCTCACAAAACTAAATGAAATATTTAGTTATTCCGTAGATTTTCAACGGCAGATTCGAGCAGGTGATCAGTTCTCTGTTTTCTATGATACCTTGTTCAATAGCCAAACTGGAAAGGAAAAACTAAATAGAATTTTATTTGCTGAGCTTATTCTTAGTGGAGAAAAGATAAGTTTATATCGGTTTTCTACTGAGGGACCTCAGGGGGTGGATTATTTTTACCCTGATGGCCAAGGCTCTAGAGGGTTTCTAATGCGTACTCCGTTAGAGAATGCAAGGTTGTCATCTTATTTTGGGCGCCGCAAGCACCCAGTCCTAGGGTATACCCGAGTACATAAAGGTTTGGACTTTGGAGCCCCTTTGGGCACGCCGATATTGGCTGCAGGTGATGGTATTATTGAGCGAGCTTCTTATTTTGGTAGTTTCGGCAACTATATTCGTATTCGCCATGGCTCCGGGATAAAGACAATTTATGCGCACCTTAAGGGGTACGCGAAAGGAATTAGTAAAGGGGGAAGAGTAAAACAAGGGCAGGTAATCGGTTACCTTGGCGCTACAGGTCGTGTGCAGGGGCGTCACTTGCACTATGAGATTCATAAAAATGGTACGGCTGTTGATCCATTAAGGCTTGACCTCCCTATTAGTAAGGGGCTGGTAGGAGATTCTTTAAATCAATTTTCTCGACAGGTTCAAAAGATTCAAGATGAATTGATAAAGTACGCTCAACAAAATCAGTTTGATTCATAA
- a CDS encoding alpha/beta hydrolase-fold protein — translation MIRAILLIAILVLSNSLIAKPLITKVSESFELSGSKIYTVDSDILKRKYDLYVKLPSGYSNDDNKNKTYPIIYLNDGPHTFKVASGVTHFKDMDKAIVVAISFAHGENGQYSRVRDLTPVVDSGWKRYTTGGASKYLQFIEKEVMPFIEGSFRGDPTRRILSGHSLGGSFGAWVLLTDPTHQRRTLS, via the coding sequence ATGATTAGAGCTATTCTGCTGATAGCCATTCTGGTGCTGTCTAATTCACTAATTGCAAAGCCCCTCATTACCAAGGTTTCTGAATCTTTTGAGTTAAGTGGATCTAAAATATACACAGTTGACTCTGATATTCTCAAACGCAAATACGACTTGTACGTGAAGTTACCATCAGGTTACTCGAACGATGACAATAAAAATAAGACCTACCCGATAATTTACCTTAATGATGGGCCTCATACATTTAAGGTTGCCTCGGGTGTTACACACTTTAAGGATATGGATAAAGCCATCGTAGTTGCTATTTCATTCGCTCACGGAGAAAACGGGCAGTATAGTCGAGTTCGAGATCTCACTCCCGTAGTCGATAGTGGGTGGAAGCGTTATACAACTGGTGGAGCCAGTAAGTACTTACAGTTTATTGAAAAAGAAGTAATGCCCTTTATTGAGGGGAGCTTTAGGGGGGATCCCACACGTAGGATTCTTTCAGGTCATTCATTGGGTGGATCTTTTGGTGCTTGGGTATTACTTACTGATCCTACCCACCAACGACGGACACTCTCTTAA